In the genome of Flavobacteriales bacterium TMED191, one region contains:
- a CDS encoding UDP-2,3-diacylglucosamine diphosphatase: MAKREKVYFASDFHLGSPNHAESKEREKKICNWLDNIAENAKEIYLVGDIFDFWFEYKRVIPKGFERLKGKLAHFTDQGIKIHFFPGNHDLWTFGYLEKELGLIVHYKPLVTKIEDKTFYICHGDGLGNSSAKYKILKSIFSSSACQWLFSKLNPNLGIKLAHTWSGLSRKKGGQFNKEALRESLIEYSKEILTNKDINYFVFGHIHEPIEIELTPSAKYINLGDWINHFSYIEYQKGSLLFKYF; the protein is encoded by the coding sequence ATGGCTAAAAGAGAAAAAGTTTATTTTGCTTCTGACTTCCATCTTGGCAGTCCCAATCATGCAGAAAGTAAAGAGAGAGAAAAAAAAATATGTAACTGGCTAGATAATATTGCAGAGAATGCAAAAGAAATTTATTTAGTTGGAGACATTTTTGATTTTTGGTTTGAATATAAAAGGGTGATTCCAAAGGGCTTTGAGAGACTAAAAGGTAAACTAGCACATTTCACGGATCAAGGTATAAAAATTCATTTCTTTCCTGGTAACCATGATCTTTGGACATTTGGATATTTAGAGAAAGAGCTTGGACTAATAGTGCATTATAAACCATTAGTAACAAAAATTGAAGATAAAACATTTTACATCTGCCATGGCGATGGTTTGGGTAACAGTAGTGCAAAGTATAAAATTTTAAAATCTATTTTCTCCAGTTCAGCTTGTCAATGGCTTTTTTCAAAGCTAAATCCTAATTTAGGTATTAAATTAGCACATACTTGGTCAGGTCTTAGCAGAAAAAAAGGTGGACAATTTAATAAAGAAGCTTTAAGAGAGTCTCTAATTGAATATTCCAAAGAAATACTTACCAACAAAGATATTAACTACTTCGTTTTTGGACACATACATGAGCCAATAGAGATAGAATTAACCCCTTCAGCAAAATATATAAATCTTGGCGACTGGATTAACCATTTTTCCTACATAGAATATCAAAAAGGCTCTCTGTTATTTAAATATTTTTAG